From Coffea arabica cultivar ET-39 chromosome 2e, Coffea Arabica ET-39 HiFi, whole genome shotgun sequence, the proteins below share one genomic window:
- the LOC140004551 gene encoding hexose carrier protein HEX6-like, with product MAAGIAITSEEGQLYNARITWLLVFSCAIASTGGLIFGYDIGTSGGVTSMDHFLKKFFPDVYKKMKEDSMTSNYCKFDSQLLTSFTSSLYIAGLVASLCASPVTRAFGRKSSILLAGASFLAGSAIGGAAYNVFMLMLARVLLGVGIGFANQSVPMYLSEMAPPKSRGAFGIGFDLCIAIGVLLANLVNYGAEKVKGGWGWRVSLALAGAPASFLIVGALFLPETPNSLIEDDKNHEKAKRVLQQVRGVDDVQIELDDLIRASNVSKITKHPFKHIIKRKYRPQLVMSIAIPFFQQLTGINVITFYAPILFRTIGLGESASLMSAVVTGAVVSTTIFFTLLIADKVGRRVLFMVGGAVMLVCQFLIGGIMAIKLGDHGRLSNSYGILVLILVCTYVAGFGLSWGPLGWLVPSEISPLEIRSTALSIRVAVDFLLLFLVAQAFLAMLCHFKAGIFFFFGGWVALMTAFVYLLLPETKNVPLERMDRIWREHWFWRRFVLDDDEDSLGTKAEAA from the exons ATGGCAGCTGGGATAGCGATAACAAGTGAAGAGGGCCAATTGTATAATGCTAGGATAACATGGCTTTTGGTGTTTTCTTGTGCCATTGCTTCAACTGGAGGACTCATCTTTGGGTATGACATTGGGACTTCAG GTGGAGTAACTTCTATGGATCACTTTTTGAAGAAGTTCTTCCCGGATGTGTACAAGAAGATGAAAGAAGATAGCATGACCAGCAATTACTGCAAATTTGATAGTCAATTACTGACATCTTTTACCTCTTCACTCTACATTGCCGGTCTTGTTGCTTCACTTTGTGCCTCGCCAGTAACTAGAGCCTTTGGACGCAAGTCATCCATCCTCCTTGCTGGGGCCTCGTTTCTAGCTGGTTCTGCAATAGGCGGTGCAGCATATAATGTATTCATGCTGATGCTTGCTCGAGTTTTACTTGGGGTTGGGATTGGCTTTGCAAACCAG tCAGTCCCCATGTATCTATCAGAAATGGCACCACCAAAATCCAGAGGAGCTTTTGGTATTGGCTTTGATCTCTGCATAGCAATTGGTGTTTTACTAGCTAACCTTGTCAATTATGGTGCTGAAAAAGTCAAAGGAGGTTGGGGATGGCGAGTCTCTTTAGCCCTGGCTGGGGCACCCGCCTCATTTCTTATCGTGGGTGCTCTTTTCCTTCCTGAAACGCCCAACAGTCTGATCGAGGATGACAAGAACCATGAAAAGGCCAAGAGGGTATTGCAACAAGTTCGGGGTGTTGATGATGTCCAAATTGAGCTGGACGATCTCATCCGAGCAAGTAACGTTTCAAAGATAACTAAACACCCATTTAAGCACATCATCAAAAGAAAATATAGGCCTCAACTAGTCATGTCGATAGCAATACCCTTTTTTCAGCAACTAACAGGAATCAACGTTATCACCTTCTATGCTCCAATACTATTCAGAACCATAGGTCTGGGTGAAAGTGCATCACTCATGTCTGCAGTAGTGACTGGAGCTGTAGTCAGCACTACAATATTTTTTACATTGTTGATAGCGGACAAAGTTGGTCGAAGAGTTCTTTTTATGGTAGGGGGAGCTGTAATGCTGGTGTGTCAGTTCTTAATAGGAGGAATTATGGCAATAAAGCTAGGGGATCATGGGCGATTGAGCAATTCTTATGGTATCTTGGTCTTGATCCTGGTGTGCACATATGTTGCTGGTTTTGGTTTGTCATGGGGTCCATTGGGATGGTTAGTTCCCAGTGAAATCTCTCCCCTGGAGATAAGGTCTACTGCACTAAGTATCCGAGTTGCTGTGGATTTTCTGTTACTTTTCCTTGTTGCTCAGGCTTTCCTAGCCATGCTGTGCCACTTCAAGGCcggaatctttttcttttttggggggTGGGTGGCACTGATGACCGCATTTGTGTACCTATTATTGCCTGAGACGAAGAACGTTCCACTCGAACGGATGGACAGGATCTGGAGGGAGCATTGGTTTTGGAGGAGATTTGTGCTCGATGATGATGAGGACTCATTGGGAACTAAGGCTGAGGCAGCTTGA
- the LOC113725194 gene encoding probable isoaspartyl peptidase/L-asparaginase 3 isoform X1 yields MSTLFLSLLIAATILFSSALGNGAAAKTSWKYPLVVSTWPFKEAVRAAWRAVHNGASAVDTVVEGCSACEELRCDGTVGPGGSPDENGETTIDAMLMNGVTMEVGAVAAMRYVRDGIKAAQLVMQYTQHTMLVGEQASIFAISMGLPGPTNLSSTESLEKWAKWKESNCQPNFRKNVSPADSCGPYHPEHALALGKITCSMANLDGLNESRPFIDRRNHDTIAMAVIDTMGHIAAGTSTNGATFKIPGRVGDGPIAGSSAYADAEVGACGATGDGDIMMRFLPCYQVVESMRRGMQPELAAKDAISRIANKYPDFTGAVFAVNKDGAHAGACHGWTFQYSVRNPGMDDVEVFTVLP; encoded by the exons ATGTCGACCCTCTTCCTAAGCCTTCTCATTGCTGCTACTATACTCTTCTCTTCG GCATTGGGAAACGGGGCTGCTGCTAAGACCTCCTGGAAGTATCCATTAGTGGTCAGCACCTGGCCCTTCAAAGAAGCTGTTAGAGCTGCCTGGAGGGCTGTCCACAATGGCGCTTCTGCAGTTGATACTGTGGTGGAAGGTTGTTCTGCTTGCGAGGAGCTAAGATGTGATGGTACAG TTGGACCTGGTGGAAGCCCAGATGAGAATGGGGAAACTACAATAGATGCAATGCTCATGAACGGG GTGACAATGGAGGTTGGAGCTGTTGCAGCCATGAGGTATGTACGGGATGGCATCAAAGCTGCACAATTGGTGATGCAATACACTCAGCACACCATGCTTGTCGGAGAGCAAGCCTCAATATTTGCCATTTCAATGGGTCTTCCAGGGCCAACAAACCTAAGCTCTACAGAGTCCTTAGAAAAGTGGGCTAAATGGAAAGAGAGTAACTGCCAGccaaattttagaaaaaatgttTCTCCTGCTGACAGCTGTGGTCCTTACCATCCAGAGCATGCCTTGGCCTTGGGTAAGATAACATGCTCAATGGCCAACTTGGACGGTCTAAACGAGTCCAGACCGTTCATAGATCGTCGCAACCATGATACAATAGCTATGGCTGTCATTGATACT ATGGGACACATTGCTGCTGGTACATCAACTAATGGGGCCACATTTAAGATTCCTGGCAG GGTTGGCGACGGACCCATTGCTGGATCTTCGGCATACGCTGATGCTGAAGTTGGAGCATGCGGTGCAACTGGGGATGGTGATATTATGATGCGATTTCTTCCATG TTATCAAGTTGTAGAGAGTATGAGGCGAGGAATGCAACCAGAGCTTGCTGCCAAAGATGCAATATCACGAATCGCAAACAAGTATCCTGACTTTACTGGAGCTGTTTTTGCAGTGAACAAGGATGGTGCCCATGCAGGTGCATGCCATGGTTGGACTTTTCAATATTCCGTAAGAAACCCAGGAATGGACGATGTGGAGGTGTTTACCGTTCTTCCCTGA
- the LOC113725194 gene encoding probable isoaspartyl peptidase/L-asparaginase 3 isoform X2 → MLMNGVTMEVGAVAAMRYVRDGIKAAQLVMQYTQHTMLVGEQASIFAISMGLPGPTNLSSTESLEKWAKWKESNCQPNFRKNVSPADSCGPYHPEHALALGKITCSMANLDGLNESRPFIDRRNHDTIAMAVIDTMGHIAAGTSTNGATFKIPGRVGDGPIAGSSAYADAEVGACGATGDGDIMMRFLPCYQVVESMRRGMQPELAAKDAISRIANKYPDFTGAVFAVNKDGAHAGACHGWTFQYSVRNPGMDDVEVFTVLP, encoded by the exons ATGCTCATGAACGGG GTGACAATGGAGGTTGGAGCTGTTGCAGCCATGAGGTATGTACGGGATGGCATCAAAGCTGCACAATTGGTGATGCAATACACTCAGCACACCATGCTTGTCGGAGAGCAAGCCTCAATATTTGCCATTTCAATGGGTCTTCCAGGGCCAACAAACCTAAGCTCTACAGAGTCCTTAGAAAAGTGGGCTAAATGGAAAGAGAGTAACTGCCAGccaaattttagaaaaaatgttTCTCCTGCTGACAGCTGTGGTCCTTACCATCCAGAGCATGCCTTGGCCTTGGGTAAGATAACATGCTCAATGGCCAACTTGGACGGTCTAAACGAGTCCAGACCGTTCATAGATCGTCGCAACCATGATACAATAGCTATGGCTGTCATTGATACT ATGGGACACATTGCTGCTGGTACATCAACTAATGGGGCCACATTTAAGATTCCTGGCAG GGTTGGCGACGGACCCATTGCTGGATCTTCGGCATACGCTGATGCTGAAGTTGGAGCATGCGGTGCAACTGGGGATGGTGATATTATGATGCGATTTCTTCCATG TTATCAAGTTGTAGAGAGTATGAGGCGAGGAATGCAACCAGAGCTTGCTGCCAAAGATGCAATATCACGAATCGCAAACAAGTATCCTGACTTTACTGGAGCTGTTTTTGCAGTGAACAAGGATGGTGCCCATGCAGGTGCATGCCATGGTTGGACTTTTCAATATTCCGTAAGAAACCCAGGAATGGACGATGTGGAGGTGTTTACCGTTCTTCCCTGA
- the LOC113725190 gene encoding uncharacterized Rho GTPase-activating protein At5g61530 isoform X2: MPSAASPQWQEKASDFLQSSSVKLKEAGHTAGTFVEEVAKDAKGNVADAVGKVGSMVKSRWSLLQQPSTRHAMQERLITAAATTSMFLRKGFSETKDKVTVGKTKAEEVAKKTAQKSKTLLTDLERWQKGVASTDVFGVPIEVTVHRQHSTRPIPYILVKCADYLVLSGMSSQELFKSEGDRKVIQHLVSLYNQDLNASLPEGVNALDVASLMKCYLASLPEPLTTFELYNEIRSARSSIHTMRNILKRLPTVNYMTLELITAVLLRVSQKSLLNKMDARSIAMEMAPILMWQQGQRPEHYKQFWNHSLKSHSKTDRIPAQDYDSTWDMLAEEGEDADASSPIPLDDGLPVDYGAIEVIQCLIEQHNAIFTDANETVW, from the exons ATGCCGTCTGCCGCCTCGCCTCAGTGGCAAGAGAAAGCTAGTGATTTCCTTCAATCCTCAA GTGTGAAGCTTAAAGAAGCCGGCCATACTGCAGGGACTTTTGTAGAGGAGGTTGCCAAGGATGCTAAAGGTAATGTTGCTGATGCGGTGGGAAAAGTTGGATCAATGGTTAAAAGTCGGTGGTCGCTTCTTCAGCAGCCATCAACGAGACATGCCATGCAAGAGCGTCTTATCACTGCAGCTGCAACCACCAGCATGTTCTTGAGGAAGGGATTCTCAGAAACAAAAGATAAGGTTACGGTTGGAAAGACTAAGGCTGAAGAG GTGGCAAAGAAGACTGCACAAAAGAGCAAGACTTTACTTACTGACCTTGAACGTTGGCAGAAG GGTGTTGCAAGTACTGATG TGTTTGGAGTTCCAATTGAAGTAACTGTTCATCGGCAACATTCTACAAGGCCCATTCCTTATATCTTGGTCAAATGTGCCGATTATCTTGTATTATCAG GGATGAGCTCACAAGAGCTGTTCAAGTCTGAAGGAGACAGAAAGGTTATTCAGCACTTAGTTTCATTATACAATCAAG ATCTGAATGCTTCACTGCCAGAAGGTGTGAATGCTCTTGATGTTGCATCTCTCATGAAGTGTTACCTTGCAAGCCTGCCTGAGCCTTTGACCACCTTTGAGCTGTATAACGAAATCAGAAGTGCTCGCTCCAGCATCCATACCATGAGAAATATACTGAAGAGGCTTCCAACGGTTAATTACATGACACTCGAATTGATTACTGCAGTACTTCTCCGTGTTAGCCAGAAGTCTCTACTTAACAAG ATGGATGCTCGAAGCATTGCCATGGAAATGGCCCCTATCCTTATGTGGCAGCAAGGGCAGAGACCAGAGCATTATAAACAGTTCTGGAATCACTCATTGAAATCTCACTCTAAAACTGACAGGATTCCTGCCCAAGATTATGATAGTACATGGGACATGCTGGCAG AAGAAGGCGAAGATGCAGATGCATCATCTCCCATTCCCTTGGATGACGGGTTGCCAGTAGATTATGGAGCTATCGAGGTTATCCAATGCTTAATTGAGCAACACAATGCAATTTTCACAGATGCAAATGAAACTGTCTGGTGA
- the LOC140037392 gene encoding hexose carrier protein HEX6-like, whose amino-acid sequence MSSRPAKAIFPGDYEKRKAMAGGLVVTGKSQPYNGRITWFVVLSSMVAATGGIIFGYDIGISGGVTSMEPFLRKFFPEVYTKMKQDSKISNYCKFDSQLLTSFTSSLYVAGLVASFFASPVTRTFGRKPSILIGGAAFLTGAALGGAAYNIYMLIFGRVLLGVGVGFANQSVPLYLSEMAPPKSRGAFNIGFQFCVGIGVLVANLINYGTEKIKDGWGWRISLAMAAAPATILTVGALFLPETPNSLIQHGNDHEKAMKMLQRIRGTTDVKAELVDLIKATAKAHNGYHLISVEARKRPELRLNSSTIFLIFRRKNPRVGISLELPSGIDQY is encoded by the exons ATGTCTTCCCGTCCAGCTAAAGCCATCTTCCCTGGGGACTACGAAAAAAG GAAAGCCATGGCGGGAGGGCTGGTGGTTACAGGTAAAAGTCAGCCGTATAATGGGAGGATTACATGGTTTGTGGTGCTTTCCTCCATGGTTGCGGCGACTGGTGGAATTATCTTTGGCTATGATATAGGAATATCAG GTGGAGTTACATCGATGGAACCATTTTTGAGGAAATTCTTCCCAGAAGTGTACACTAAAATGAAACAAGACTCCAAGATAAGCAACTACTGCAAATTTGACAGCCAACTTCTCACCTCCTTCACCTCTTCACTCTACGTTGCAGGGCTTGTTGCTTCTTTCTTTGCTTCACCAGTCACTAGAACTTTCGGCCGTAAGCCATCAATCCTGATTGGTGGGGCCGCATTTCTAACTGGTGCTGCACTTGGAGGCGCAGCTTATAACATCTACATGCTAATATTTGGCCGTGTTTTGCTTGGGGTGGGAGTTGGTTTTGCCAATCAG TCGGTCCCTTTATACCTCTCAGAAATGGCACCACCCAAATCTAGAGGAGCTTTTAACATTGGCTTCCAATTTTGTGTTGGTATTGGTGTTTTAGTAGCTAACCTTATCAATTATGGCACGGAGAAGATTAAAGATGGTTGGGGATGGCGCATCTCCCTAGCAATGGCTGCTGCACCAGCAACAATTTTAACAGTGGGGGCACTTTTCCTTCCAGAAACACCCAATAGTCTCATTCAGCACGGAAATGATCATGAAAAGGCCATGAAGATGCTGCAACGGATTCGAGGCACGACTGATGTCAAAGCAGAACTTGTTGATCTTATCAAAGCAA CGGCAAAGGCGCATAACGGTTATCATCTGATATCCGTTGAAGCTCGTAAGCGTCCAGAACTGCGGCTCAACTCCTCGactatttttctaattttcaggagGAAAAATCCACGTGTGGGCATCTCATTGGAGCTTCCCAGTGGGATTGACCAGTACTAA
- the LOC140036508 gene encoding hexose carrier protein HEX6-like isoform X2 yields MDHFLKKFFPEVFKKMKEDKTTSNYCKFDSQLLTFFTSSLYIAALVASFFASQVTRAFGRKSSILLGGAAFIIGSAIGGAAYNVVMLIFGRIFLGVGIGFANQSVPLYLAEMAPPKKRGAFTSGFNFCVGIGILIANLINYGAAKIRGGWGWRISLAMAAAPASILTLGALFLPDTPNSIIQHGKNYEKAKRVLQQIRGVDDVQIELDDLIQASDIAKAIKHPFKDIRKRRYRPQLVMSMAIPFFQQLTGINTITFYAPVLFRTIGRGESASLLSAIVVGVVGSSAVILTSLIVDKVGRKVLFFVGGAVMLVCQLIIGGIMAVKLGDHGQLSTTYAYLVLILVCMYVAGFGLSWGPLGWLIPSEIFPLEIRSAAQGIRVAVDFVFIFLGAQTFLAMLCHLKAGIFFFFGGWVTVMTAFVYLLLPETKNVPIERMEKIWREHWFWKRFVLNDEDYNGNKAETT; encoded by the exons ATGGATCACTTTTTGAAGAAATTCTTCCCTGAGGTGTTCAAAAAGATGAAAGAAGACAAAACAACGAGCAACTACTGCAAGTTTGATAGTCAGTTACTGACATTTTTCACCTCTTCCCTCTACATAGCTGCCCTTGTTGCTTCATTCTTTGCTTCACAAGTTACAAGGGCCTTCGGGCGCAAGTCATCCATTCTCCTAGGTGGAGCTGCATTTATCATTGGTTCTGCCATTGGTGGTGCAGCATACAACGTGGTCATGCTAATATTTGGTCGAATTTTCCTCGGAGTTGGGATTGGCTTTGCAAACCAG TCAGTCCCCTTGTACCTCGCTGAAATGGCACCACCCAAAAAGAGAGGAGCTTTTACCTCTGGCTTCAATTTCTGTGTTGGAATTGGTATTTTGATAGCTAACTTAATTAACTACGGTGCTGCAAAAATCAGAGGTGGTTGGGGATGGCGAATCTCCTTAGCAATGGCTGCAGCACCAGCCTCAATTCTCACTCTTGGGGCTCTCTTCCTTCCCGATACTCCCAATAGTATAATTCAGCATGGCAAAAATTATGAAAAGGCTAAGAGGGTGCTGCAACAAATCCGTGGTGTCGACGATGTTCAAATTGAACTAGATGATCTTATCCAAGCAAGTGACATTGCAAAAGCAATAAAGCATCCATTTAAGGACATCAGAAAAAGAAGATATAGGCCTCAACTTGTCATGTCAATGGCAATACCGTTCTTCCAGCAATTAACAGGAATCAATACTATCACCTTCTATGCTCCGGTCCTCTTCAGGACTATAGGTCGAGGTGAAAGCGCATCCCTCCTGTCTGCAATAGTAGTTGGGGTTGTAGGTAGCAGCGCTGTAATTTTGACATCGTTGATAGTGGACAAAGTTGGTCGAAAGGTTCTATTTTTTGTAGGGGGAGCTGTCATGTTGGTTTGTCAGTTGATAATAGGGGGAATCATGGCTGTAAAGCTTGGGGATCATGGCCAACTGAGCACTACATATGCTTACTTGGTTTTGATCCTGGTCTGCATGTATGTTGCAGGTTTTGGATTGTCATGGGGTCCATTGGGGTGGTTAATTCCAAGTGAAATATTTCCCCTAGAGATAAGATCTGCTGCTCAAGGCATCCGAGTTGCtgtggattttgtgttcattttCCTTGGTGCGCAGACTTTCCTAGCTATGCTGTGCCACTTGAAAGCTggaatcttcttcttttttggggGTTGGGTAACAGTGATGACCGCATTTGTTTACCTGTTGCTACCTGAAACGAAGAATGTTCCAATTGAAAGGATGGAAAAGATCTGGAGGGAGCATTGGTTTTGGAAAAGATTTGTGCTTAATGATGAAGATTATAACGGGAACAAGGCTGAGACAACTTGA
- the LOC140036508 gene encoding hexose carrier protein HEX6-like isoform X1: MAPGMATRSEGGHYNARITWFVVLSCAVAATGALIFGYDLGISGGVTSMDHFLKKFFPEVFKKMKEDKTTSNYCKFDSQLLTFFTSSLYIAALVASFFASQVTRAFGRKSSILLGGAAFIIGSAIGGAAYNVVMLIFGRIFLGVGIGFANQSVPLYLAEMAPPKKRGAFTSGFNFCVGIGILIANLINYGAAKIRGGWGWRISLAMAAAPASILTLGALFLPDTPNSIIQHGKNYEKAKRVLQQIRGVDDVQIELDDLIQASDIAKAIKHPFKDIRKRRYRPQLVMSMAIPFFQQLTGINTITFYAPVLFRTIGRGESASLLSAIVVGVVGSSAVILTSLIVDKVGRKVLFFVGGAVMLVCQLIIGGIMAVKLGDHGQLSTTYAYLVLILVCMYVAGFGLSWGPLGWLIPSEIFPLEIRSAAQGIRVAVDFVFIFLGAQTFLAMLCHLKAGIFFFFGGWVTVMTAFVYLLLPETKNVPIERMEKIWREHWFWKRFVLNDEDYNGNKAETT, from the exons ATGGCACCTGGGATGGCAACAAGAAGTGAAGGCGGGCACTATAATGCCAGGATCACGTGGTTCGTGGTGTTATCATGTGCTGTGGCTGCAACTGGAGCACTAATCTTTGGCTATGATCTTGGAATTTCAG GTGGAGTAACCTCTATGGATCACTTTTTGAAGAAATTCTTCCCTGAGGTGTTCAAAAAGATGAAAGAAGACAAAACAACGAGCAACTACTGCAAGTTTGATAGTCAGTTACTGACATTTTTCACCTCTTCCCTCTACATAGCTGCCCTTGTTGCTTCATTCTTTGCTTCACAAGTTACAAGGGCCTTCGGGCGCAAGTCATCCATTCTCCTAGGTGGAGCTGCATTTATCATTGGTTCTGCCATTGGTGGTGCAGCATACAACGTGGTCATGCTAATATTTGGTCGAATTTTCCTCGGAGTTGGGATTGGCTTTGCAAACCAG TCAGTCCCCTTGTACCTCGCTGAAATGGCACCACCCAAAAAGAGAGGAGCTTTTACCTCTGGCTTCAATTTCTGTGTTGGAATTGGTATTTTGATAGCTAACTTAATTAACTACGGTGCTGCAAAAATCAGAGGTGGTTGGGGATGGCGAATCTCCTTAGCAATGGCTGCAGCACCAGCCTCAATTCTCACTCTTGGGGCTCTCTTCCTTCCCGATACTCCCAATAGTATAATTCAGCATGGCAAAAATTATGAAAAGGCTAAGAGGGTGCTGCAACAAATCCGTGGTGTCGACGATGTTCAAATTGAACTAGATGATCTTATCCAAGCAAGTGACATTGCAAAAGCAATAAAGCATCCATTTAAGGACATCAGAAAAAGAAGATATAGGCCTCAACTTGTCATGTCAATGGCAATACCGTTCTTCCAGCAATTAACAGGAATCAATACTATCACCTTCTATGCTCCGGTCCTCTTCAGGACTATAGGTCGAGGTGAAAGCGCATCCCTCCTGTCTGCAATAGTAGTTGGGGTTGTAGGTAGCAGCGCTGTAATTTTGACATCGTTGATAGTGGACAAAGTTGGTCGAAAGGTTCTATTTTTTGTAGGGGGAGCTGTCATGTTGGTTTGTCAGTTGATAATAGGGGGAATCATGGCTGTAAAGCTTGGGGATCATGGCCAACTGAGCACTACATATGCTTACTTGGTTTTGATCCTGGTCTGCATGTATGTTGCAGGTTTTGGATTGTCATGGGGTCCATTGGGGTGGTTAATTCCAAGTGAAATATTTCCCCTAGAGATAAGATCTGCTGCTCAAGGCATCCGAGTTGCtgtggattttgtgttcattttCCTTGGTGCGCAGACTTTCCTAGCTATGCTGTGCCACTTGAAAGCTggaatcttcttcttttttggggGTTGGGTAACAGTGATGACCGCATTTGTTTACCTGTTGCTACCTGAAACGAAGAATGTTCCAATTGAAAGGATGGAAAAGATCTGGAGGGAGCATTGGTTTTGGAAAAGATTTGTGCTTAATGATGAAGATTATAACGGGAACAAGGCTGAGACAACTTGA
- the LOC113725194 gene encoding probable isoaspartyl peptidase/L-asparaginase 3 isoform X3 → MEVGAVAAMRYVRDGIKAAQLVMQYTQHTMLVGEQASIFAISMGLPGPTNLSSTESLEKWAKWKESNCQPNFRKNVSPADSCGPYHPEHALALGKITCSMANLDGLNESRPFIDRRNHDTIAMAVIDTMGHIAAGTSTNGATFKIPGRVGDGPIAGSSAYADAEVGACGATGDGDIMMRFLPCYQVVESMRRGMQPELAAKDAISRIANKYPDFTGAVFAVNKDGAHAGACHGWTFQYSVRNPGMDDVEVFTVLP, encoded by the exons ATGGAGGTTGGAGCTGTTGCAGCCATGAGGTATGTACGGGATGGCATCAAAGCTGCACAATTGGTGATGCAATACACTCAGCACACCATGCTTGTCGGAGAGCAAGCCTCAATATTTGCCATTTCAATGGGTCTTCCAGGGCCAACAAACCTAAGCTCTACAGAGTCCTTAGAAAAGTGGGCTAAATGGAAAGAGAGTAACTGCCAGccaaattttagaaaaaatgttTCTCCTGCTGACAGCTGTGGTCCTTACCATCCAGAGCATGCCTTGGCCTTGGGTAAGATAACATGCTCAATGGCCAACTTGGACGGTCTAAACGAGTCCAGACCGTTCATAGATCGTCGCAACCATGATACAATAGCTATGGCTGTCATTGATACT ATGGGACACATTGCTGCTGGTACATCAACTAATGGGGCCACATTTAAGATTCCTGGCAG GGTTGGCGACGGACCCATTGCTGGATCTTCGGCATACGCTGATGCTGAAGTTGGAGCATGCGGTGCAACTGGGGATGGTGATATTATGATGCGATTTCTTCCATG TTATCAAGTTGTAGAGAGTATGAGGCGAGGAATGCAACCAGAGCTTGCTGCCAAAGATGCAATATCACGAATCGCAAACAAGTATCCTGACTTTACTGGAGCTGTTTTTGCAGTGAACAAGGATGGTGCCCATGCAGGTGCATGCCATGGTTGGACTTTTCAATATTCCGTAAGAAACCCAGGAATGGACGATGTGGAGGTGTTTACCGTTCTTCCCTGA
- the LOC113725190 gene encoding uncharacterized Rho GTPase-activating protein At5g61530 isoform X1, translating to MLDFYFRQEELRCIHYSLSYFAGINLLSGGNLMPSAASPQWQEKASDFLQSSSVKLKEAGHTAGTFVEEVAKDAKGNVADAVGKVGSMVKSRWSLLQQPSTRHAMQERLITAAATTSMFLRKGFSETKDKVTVGKTKAEEVAKKTAQKSKTLLTDLERWQKGVASTDVFGVPIEVTVHRQHSTRPIPYILVKCADYLVLSGMSSQELFKSEGDRKVIQHLVSLYNQDLNASLPEGVNALDVASLMKCYLASLPEPLTTFELYNEIRSARSSIHTMRNILKRLPTVNYMTLELITAVLLRVSQKSLLNKMDARSIAMEMAPILMWQQGQRPEHYKQFWNHSLKSHSKTDRIPAQDYDSTWDMLAEEGEDADASSPIPLDDGLPVDYGAIEVIQCLIEQHNAIFTDANETVW from the exons AtgcttgatttttattttcGCCAAGAAGAACTTCGTTGCATACACTATAGTTTAAGCTATTTTGCAG GGATTAACTTGTTATCTGGTGGCAACCTAATGCCGTCTGCCGCCTCGCCTCAGTGGCAAGAGAAAGCTAGTGATTTCCTTCAATCCTCAA GTGTGAAGCTTAAAGAAGCCGGCCATACTGCAGGGACTTTTGTAGAGGAGGTTGCCAAGGATGCTAAAGGTAATGTTGCTGATGCGGTGGGAAAAGTTGGATCAATGGTTAAAAGTCGGTGGTCGCTTCTTCAGCAGCCATCAACGAGACATGCCATGCAAGAGCGTCTTATCACTGCAGCTGCAACCACCAGCATGTTCTTGAGGAAGGGATTCTCAGAAACAAAAGATAAGGTTACGGTTGGAAAGACTAAGGCTGAAGAG GTGGCAAAGAAGACTGCACAAAAGAGCAAGACTTTACTTACTGACCTTGAACGTTGGCAGAAG GGTGTTGCAAGTACTGATG TGTTTGGAGTTCCAATTGAAGTAACTGTTCATCGGCAACATTCTACAAGGCCCATTCCTTATATCTTGGTCAAATGTGCCGATTATCTTGTATTATCAG GGATGAGCTCACAAGAGCTGTTCAAGTCTGAAGGAGACAGAAAGGTTATTCAGCACTTAGTTTCATTATACAATCAAG ATCTGAATGCTTCACTGCCAGAAGGTGTGAATGCTCTTGATGTTGCATCTCTCATGAAGTGTTACCTTGCAAGCCTGCCTGAGCCTTTGACCACCTTTGAGCTGTATAACGAAATCAGAAGTGCTCGCTCCAGCATCCATACCATGAGAAATATACTGAAGAGGCTTCCAACGGTTAATTACATGACACTCGAATTGATTACTGCAGTACTTCTCCGTGTTAGCCAGAAGTCTCTACTTAACAAG ATGGATGCTCGAAGCATTGCCATGGAAATGGCCCCTATCCTTATGTGGCAGCAAGGGCAGAGACCAGAGCATTATAAACAGTTCTGGAATCACTCATTGAAATCTCACTCTAAAACTGACAGGATTCCTGCCCAAGATTATGATAGTACATGGGACATGCTGGCAG AAGAAGGCGAAGATGCAGATGCATCATCTCCCATTCCCTTGGATGACGGGTTGCCAGTAGATTATGGAGCTATCGAGGTTATCCAATGCTTAATTGAGCAACACAATGCAATTTTCACAGATGCAAATGAAACTGTCTGGTGA